The genomic region CGTCCGACCCCGCAGAGTCGGCCAGCAGGGTCGCGAGGGAGTCGAAGTCGCCGATGTCGTCCCAGCCGAAGCCGGCGGCGACGGTGGCGACCCGGCCCGCGGCGGCCGCGGGCTCGGCGATCGCGTGGTCGACCGCGATGCTCGGCAGCGTCGGCCAGGTCTGCTCCAGCAGCGACTGGTCCGCGGCGATCGCCCGCAGCGCCGCGGCGAACTCCGGGTGCCAGCGGGCCAGCAGGTCCAGCAGCACCGTCGGGCGCACCACGAACATCCCGGCGTTCCAGCGGAACCCGCCGGCGGCCAGGTAGCCGGCCGCGACCTCGGTGGTCGGCTTTTCGACGAACTCGCGGACCTCGGCGGCCCCGGGGTGTCCGGGCAGCGGGTCGCCCTGGTGGATGTAGCCGAAGGCCGAGGACGGGAACGTCGGCTCGATGCCGATCGTGACCAGCCAATCCGCGCGGGCCACCTCGACCGCCGTACGCACCACCTCGCCGAAGGCGTCCTGGTCGTCGATGACGTGGTCGGCGGCGAACGAGCCGAGCACGGCCTCGGGGTCGGTGCGCTCCAGCAGCGCCGCCGCCAGGCCGATGGCGGCCATC from Nocardioides pantholopis harbors:
- a CDS encoding mannose-1-phosphate guanylyltransferase encodes the protein MPAIDHFWAVIPAGGAGTRLWPLSRSSAPKFLRDLTGSGRTLLQETHDRLAPLAEDRFLVVTGAAHADAVAEQLDGLPAGAILAEPSARDSMAAIGLAAALLERTDPEAVLGSFAADHVIDDQDAFGEVVRTAVEVARADWLVTIGIEPTFPSSAFGYIHQGDPLPGHPGAAEVREFVEKPTTEVAAGYLAAGGFRWNAGMFVVRPTVLLDLLARWHPEFAAALRAIAADQSLLEQTWPTLPSIAVDHAIAEPAAAAGRVATVAAGFGWDDIGDFDSLATLLADSAGSDGPTVLGDRDLVHAVGSTGLVVPRGDRLVAVVGLEDVVVVDTPDALLVTTRARAQEVKGVVAGLKAAGRTDLV